TTAGTCCCAAGTGTACTATGAGCATATATGCATGATACGATCAGTAGTTATTCTCTATTCGAGATTGGTTTGTTAGAGTTGTTTCAATCATATGCGTGCTTATCTAAATCGTTTGATCATGTTTAGTTTTGTCAAGCACATTCTCAGAATCATTAGCAACATGCTGATATATCTAATTGTCATTTATTTGGGAATTTTAGCTTTTGTTATGCATACCGGGTGTATTGTCACTTTGTGTTTAATATTAGTGGTAAAGGCatctaattatttatttcttaTGCTTAATGCAAATCCATAAACCAGGTGTGCTATACATACACATTGCTTTCAATCAATTATACTGCCACTAGTGAGAACCTACCACTCCTTTTACACTCACCAATCAGTATAGATTTTCTAGTACAGTGCATGAAAATTTGGCTACACCACtagaaaaatagtcaaaattccacTCATGGTCAAGACTCGAGATAATATTATCTGAAATTTTACTTTAGGATATATTCTGACATGTAAGTTTAAGGGATATTCTTGCAGCGAATGCTAGAATAGTTGGAAAAAGCTAATAACAAAGTCAATGAAGCCCTATTACTCATCAAGGGGCGTTTGAGAATTGATGTTGAAGAAGATGGCTTTTAAAGGTTTTGAGAGGCACTTGGTGTTTTGTTGTTTTGTCTCAGGAGGTAGCAAGTAGAATGGAGGTAAAAGCGATGCCCACTTTCGTGTTGATGAGGAATGGAGCTCAGATGGACAAGATTGTGGGTGCCAATCCAGATGAGATAAAGAAAAGAGTAGACAGTTTTGTTCAGTTCAATAGTGAATATGTTGCCTAGTTAGTTTTCATGTACACTGTACATAGAGGATTGAATAAGTTGTTGTGCTTGTAATAGTTGTGGTGATGAGATCAGCAGCATTGGATTTGGATGTCAAGTTGTTTGCTTTTCATGTTTCACTATCATATTTTAGTGATTTTCTTTCTTTACTTTACTGGTTTGTTAGCAGCTGTTGCAGCCATAAGTGTGGGTTAATGAACAATTTTTTTCAGTTAATATAAGCTATGTATTcattttttgttaaataaaagtGGGATCTTTCACCTAATTATTTATTTGGAAGGATAGGAGAGATTTTTGTAACTTGATGAATTCATCCTTCCATATGTAGTTTTTTTAGTTTCATCATCTATAAAAAAAGTAGTAAAATTTAGCTAATCAAAGTATGAATAATTTAGATCAGTTTGAACTATCATAAGAATGTACTATCCCTAACATTGAATACcgcatttttttatttttagtaattGGAAAACTATTGAATAAGTAAAAAAGAAAATGATAACTTATAAACCAGTTTGATATGCTACAAACAACATCATTtaccccccccaaaaaaaaaagaacGAAAACAAATTCGCTCATTTCCCTAATATCCCTATTGTTTGTTTAAATGTTACTGGTAACGTTTCCATGTATATGAAATGAAACATGGGCAAAAGGTAAGTGGTGTTCCTTTTCAAAAAAGAACGAAAAAGTTGAGTAGTGTCGTAGTTCTGGGCCTCTAATATTAGCCCAAAAAACGCAACAGCTTCTACTATCGGCCCAAGTTGATTATAGGGCGTAGACTCGGCCCAAACACAGAAGACACGACTGGAAAGACAAGACTTCAAAATTGCgtagaataaaataaataaacaaatgaaaaaggaATAAAATATAGGAAAGGTGATTCGATGCGATGACACTACCTGTGGTGGAGATGGCGCCAAGAGACTCTTCCGAATTCccttttgtttctttttctaATGAACCCCACTTTCTTCCCAATTCATATCCTAACAAACCAATCAAGTTCACTCATTTCTGTCATTGTTcttacttgatattttttttttatctttctaATCTCTATTCCGGACCACCCTCTCCGGCGGCGCAGCTCTTTTGCAGTGCGAATCACCGGCAGCCACCGTCATAAAATTTCTAGCAACTAATCGGAGATGAGTTCCGCGGGAAATCCCAACTGGGTTTTTGATTACAGCTTGATAGAAGACCTTCCGAACCTTGAACCAGCTGGCTTCACTTGGCCTTCTCCCTCTTTTACAACTCCCACTGATCTCAGGTGCTTCTACTCTCTCTCCCCACTTGGGTTTTAATTCACATCAATAGTTCATTCGAGACACGTTCCACATTTCTTTCTACTAAATTATAATATGCTTCCCCACATTTCTAGATGTCACTTTGAATGTAAAgtgtgttgatttttttttaattatacaaaatatgTTTTGATAATTACGTAGAAATTTTGGTGACGTTGAAGTTTATTGTTTAGATAACACACTTAAATAACGCTTCTGTATTTAAATTGTGGGTATTTGcttgatttatttttttttttaaaaaaacaattttttctCAAAATGAATAGTAAAGAACAAGAGTTTGAATATTGATGAaatgattaataaattaattaatttattataatattataatttaatcTATTTTTAGACTAATTTGGAGAGTAACGTGAATAAAAAGAGAATGAAGTTATCTCAAGTAAGATTTACCAAAATTTGCCCCATGAATGTGTAACATATGAGTAAGCCTTTAAAAAAAACCTTTTTACTATTCTCTAATGTAAAAAAAGTTTTTAGACTGTCACTGTCACTGTCACTTTTAGTATCCAGTCGATGTAATAAGTTCTCAAGTTGATCAAGAactcattttattttattgtgcTGTTTTGTCAGTGTGGACTTTGATGACTCATTTGCCAACGATGAGGGGCTCAAGGAAACTGGCTCCCGAAAGCGGTATGCATATAATTGATATAGAAATGAGATGTATGAATAGTTTAGTATTACTATAACCTTGTTGCAGTATTTTGGGTTTTCTTCACCTTTGACTTGTGTAAAATTTTCAGGAGTTTCTAGTCTGTTTAGTTTCTCTACTTTCACTGTGGTCACTTCCCATAATACAATCTTTATTATATGTGTCTCTCCTCTACTGTTCCTCTATTAATCAGTTTGTGCATAATAATTGTATCATAGGGTGAGACCTGGATCAAGCAGTACCACCGGTTCAAAGGCATGTAAAGAGAAAATGAGGAGGGATAAGCTCAATGACAGGCATGGTCGAATACTCTgattctctctccttctctctctttgtTTCTCTATCTCTTTCTCTGTCTCACGTTGTGCATTGGCATGATATGAAGGTTCCTTGAACTGGGTTCTATTTTGGATCCTGGAAGGCCTCCCAAAATGGACAAGGGTGTTATATTGGGTGATGCTGTTCGAATGGTTAATCAATTACGAATGGAATCCCAGAAGCTAAAGCAGTCAAATGAGAGTTTGCAGGACAAGATAAATGAACTTAAGGTTTGCTTATAGTTTTTTCGTTTAGTTTAAATTATAtacataaaaagaaaaagaaaaaaactgtATAAATGGTGTTTGTTGATACATGTTATAAGGGTCTTTTCTTTATGTAGGCTGAGAAGAACGAACTTCGGGATGAGAAACAGAGGCTAAAGGCAGAGAAAGATATCCTCGATAAACAAGTGAAGGCCATGACTGCACAACCAAGTTtcatgcatcctcctgcaatgcCGCCTCCATTTGCCAGCCCCGGCCAAGTTGTTGGTGGCAAACTGGTGCCTTTCGTTGGTTACCCTGGACTTTCCATGTGGCAATTCATGCCGCCAGCTGCAGTCGATACCTCACAAGATCATGTACTTCGTCCTCCAGTTGCATAAGTTGGTCTTAGGCAGGCCTTGTTTTTCAGGTCTGCATCTGTGCAGTAAGGAGCCGTTTCTTTTTTCTACTTATAAATGTTGTTCCTTGGTAGTGCTGATGTTCATCTCTGTGAAAGTGGGATACCTCAATTGTTTGCTGGGATAATTTCAAAGGTTTTGTTAACCATTTTGGTAAACTTGGTTTGCCAATTTTGATTAATCTATAACAAATGTTGCTGAGCATTAATGTAGAGATATGTTTGGAGGCATTGGTTAGAAATGTAATGTAATGATCCAACTTATTCTTGTTACCGCTATTTCCATTGACATATATGAACTATTTTCTTATTAATTTGTTTGTTCTTACTGTAACTACGAGACTAACAGTGGCTCTAAAGAAATTTAGGTGACAATTTTTTTTTGATTATCAAAACAtaaaggcaaatttcaggttatCTTGAAGCCGTTGATGCGTAAGCATCTAGTAAAGAGCCTAACTACAAAAGCTATTTCTAGCAGGGTGGTTTGAAGCCCATGTACTCCCCAGAGGTATAGCTTCTCCAAACATCAAGAGCCCCGAAAGTTGTCATCAAAACCGTACTCAGAGTCATTACAATACCAACTGAGAAAACAATGAGAGATGCTCTTCCATACTGTTGAATAGCCTTCTGAACCACTACCAACCCGAGGAGCGACGCAACAAAACAGACGCAGGAGAAGATAAGAGCAACGTCTGTGTGTTCCATGCCCAACATCAAATACTGAAAGGCTGACATGGAAGATGAGAAGAAAACCATGAAAGAACAGGTTGCTGCTGTTACCTGCCCCAAGAGAGATTATGGAATTTAGTGATTAATGAAGTTTGTGAAGAAaataatgaatgaatgaatgattAAAGTCAAATGTATGGATCCTGAATTTAGATTCACCTCGGGTGCTATTCCGACTTGTATAAGAAGGGGACTTATTAGCATTCCACCTCCAATCCCAAAGACACCACCCAACATCCCTGCTAATAGTGCCATCAATGGGAAAAGGAATTTTTTTGACTGCTCAACTTGAGTCAGGCTGTCTTTGATGTCCTTCACAAATAGTTTAATATTACCAAAGCTTTTAGCAAAACTTTTTGGAGGCATATAATCTAGTGTTTTAATATATGGAAATCAAGGCTAAGTGGGTGACTAATCCTCTTATCATTTCTTTATTGTACCTTCTGATTCAAGTTTTGATGTTGAGAGCTCTTTCTCTTCCATATAATCCAGGCAGTGTAAACCACGGCTAGTGGAACTTGGAACGAAGACACTGTCCAGTAACCAACTCCGCAAGGTTCTATGGGTGTGATTCCCTGAAAATAGGCCCATATTAGAGTTATTCTTTTTCACTTGTTATTGCACTCATACAAAGCTTGCTTGCCATGTGATTTGGACCACAATGTATAGCTATGGAAAATTGATATCCACTATGTCCTATGCTTTAATTTTGATTAAATTTCCTCTCATTAATTTTAATTTGCTTTCagtgaagaaagaaaaactaaatATCTAGAATCTTATGGATCAAATCCCACGTGGCTAGCACCAAGTTAAACAAATCCCTATTCTGCAGTTCTGATGGACCAAGATAAGATGACCGTAGACTGTAAAATTACCAAGATGAATGGTCAGAATTCACTTGATTGGTACAAGGAAAAGTAAAGATAGAATCCTTCAACTCCTATTTTTCCTCCTACTGTTCATTAACAGATCGTTATTGAACTAAATTCTACTTCACCATGTTCAAATTCCAGGGAAACTGGCCAAGTTAGATCTCTGGCATGCTACTTGTGCAACTACTAAGTTAATTAGTAAAGAAAAAAAAGTCACTTGTGCCATTATATGATACATACCTTAATTAGTTAAGGCGACTAGTATAATTATACCAGCAAAAAATGTAGAACAAAAAGCAATGAAGTTATATACGAGTACTAAAGCGAATTAATGTATATTATGTACCTCTCCATAACGATTGCCACGAAGAAGATAGAGAAAACAGAAGGAACACCATACTAAGATCAACACCCCCAGTTTCATCCATGGAAGTCCATGTTCACAATTTCTTTCTGAACCCAAAAGGGGTTCTCTAACACTTTTGGTCTCTTCTCGTCCTTCGATAACATCTTTGGTGGaaccattttccaaatctccacACGACCCTTGTCTCTCCATCACTACCGTTTCCAGTGTCCAACACACAACCCCATTTCTGCAGGTCTTCGAGGTGGACCAAGCAAGAAAAATGGCGAACAGAATAGTAATGAGCCACTCTGGGAACATAAGGTTACAAATGACCCCAATACTAACTCCAAGTAAAATAGAAGGTTGTGACAAAAGTGCTATATCAAAGTCGATCAATGTCTTCCCACCAAGCCTGGGAATAGTTGAAGCCAAGTGCAATATAACATTTGCAATCGAGGCTCCAGTGACCATGAAAGCTGAGAAGCTCGAGGCTGTTTTGAGGTCCAAGCCTGCAGTTATAGTTAAGATTGGTATGAAAAGACCCCCACCACCAACTCCACCGGCGCTGGATATAGAGGCAGCTATGAAACACAGGACTCCAGCAAGAACAACAGGAGCTGAAAATTTGAGTTGGGTGTCATGGGATTCTGGTTGCTGAGTCATGCTCCATTGATGAGTTTGGTTAAAGAAGTGGCTAATGCTAAGGATATCTGAGATGGGTTTTGATTCTTTTGCATAGGAATCATCGAAGGTGGTGAAAATAAGGAGGAGAATGATGAGCCATTTACTCTTCATTTTTCTGTAAAAGGATTAACAAAGAATAATAATGTGTATTGGAGGAGAGGAGAGCTGTGGCTATTGTGTTTCAGAAGAAGGAGAGCTGTAATGAGATGTTATATATAGTTACAAAAGGAGCATATGTGGCATGGAGCACAAGAATAAAGTTGGGAAATAACAACTAATTTATTATTGCCCAtggaaattaaaaaatataatgtaTGAACTATATATCCACTTGTCCTAAAAGGATTAACAAAATTTAGTGATTTAGTCAATTACTAAATAACTAAGGCAGCTACTCTATTCATTTGAAAGATTAATAATGAATGCACTTTCAATTTGCATACTCAAATTATAAATTATGGTGGGTAAACAATttcaatcatttatatttttaagtagGGCCCTACAATGTTTAATTgtatggttgagattaattatacATTATAGTGTGTAATTTGAGAGTGCATCTATCATTACGGCTCAATATTTTTACACTTATTCAATGTGTGACACCATACTCCAATATCCCATTAAGTCAATTGTCTTATTGCACGTTATGCTGTTCTCAATTATTTTTAAAATGCATGCTAGAGAATTGACTCATGAGACCATGATAAGAATTATGTAGTTCAATTTAAAACAAATCAGTGATTAGTAGAGTTACCTATATTTATATTAATGActcaatttttttattgttatagaGGTGACACTATACTCCAATAGAGGTGCACATCAGACTTTTTATTTTAGGGTTAGGATTGATCAACTTTAAGTGTTTTTGGATTCGGATTTTGTAGACCAGTTGCAATTAGATTTGAACCAGTTGAGTCTCtttcaaaactaaaaaaataagagGTTTTAGACTTTTGTGATGGGTTAAATTACATTTTGACTTAAAAATTTGAGGCATTGGACCTGATATAATGAGTTATTCCCCCAGCTTCTATTTGGCAGAGCTAAGCTGCGAAActgatataattaataataatctCTCAAATATCATACACgcttgaattttatttttatttaaacaatTTTCATTAGGCTAATGTGCTTTTGATAAGTTTTACAGTAGTTAGATATTCTATTTTCCCcctctctataaatatatatatatatatatatatataaagttatatTAATTTATGAGTTTTTGAAGATATTTTTCAACTCACACAAATAGGAATcaaaatatatatagagagagagcaTATCTCATTTCTCTAAaatgcatatatatttatatatattctatataataaatgttttGATAAcgtaaattcttagttttaacggttttttatttttttaatgttaactttaacagaatattcttatatttaatggtaatttgtaaacacttaaacttaaataaaataaaatatataattaaaaaaattaaaatatgatatttttgagatattttataatgataattatttaaaaataataaataattaaacaaattaaaatatgatatttttgagatattttacaatgataattatttaaaaataataaataattaaacaaattaaaatatgatatttttgagatattttacaataataattatttaaaaataatgaaattatacgttttataacttaaataaaatttaattaaacttaaacccacttattagaataatatcatattaaacatataatataatctactatgaattagtaacaaattatttttttaaaaaaaattagcaagaaatttaaatttaaaatctacgtataatatttaatattacattaaacatataatatataatgttttgttgtcactcctaaattaaaaaactagaacaaatataaacttaaacaaaaataaataaattatctaattaaaataggatatttatttaaaaattatatgacattaacataaatttaataaaaataattaataaattctataaataaaactaaacaaacgtgcatatatcatatTGTttttatctaatatatatatatatatttataccttTGTCATCTTCTATAGAAAAATCCACCGGCATGTggacaaaaaaataatattaaataaggACAATTTACTACATCCAAATGAAATTCAAATGTAAAATTTAGATGAGCTTCAACACACACAAATTTTGTGtggatttattttattattttagctAAATTTTTTGTTTGACCATACTTATATTTTCTCTAAGATATTGTTGCCCATTTTAGTATTAAATTTGACTTGGTATGTAATGAATTTAATTTATCActtataaataaaaatgtgactattttaaaaataaataaataaaaatgtgactTAGTATATTTTCTCAGagtcaataataaaatatttttgccaGTAATTGTCAATGATTCAACGCCTA
This genomic interval from Humulus lupulus chromosome 8, drHumLupu1.1, whole genome shotgun sequence contains the following:
- the LOC133794264 gene encoding transcription factor ILR3-like, whose protein sequence is MSSAGNPNWVFDYSLIEDLPNLEPAGFTWPSPSFTTPTDLSVDFDDSFANDEGLKETGSRKRVRPGSSSTTGSKACKEKMRRDKLNDRFLELGSILDPGRPPKMDKGVILGDAVRMVNQLRMESQKLKQSNESLQDKINELKAEKNELRDEKQRLKAEKDILDKQVKAMTAQPSFMHPPAMPPPFASPGQVVGGKLVPFVGYPGLSMWQFMPPAAVDTSQDHVLRPPVA
- the LOC133794262 gene encoding sulfite exporter TauE/SafE family protein 5-like; amino-acid sequence: MKSKWLIILLLIFTTFDDSYAKESKPISDILSISHFFNQTHQWSMTQQPESHDTQLKFSAPVVLAGVLCFIAASISSAGGVGGGGLFIPILTITAGLDLKTASSFSAFMVTGASIANVILHLASTIPRLGGKTLIDFDIALLSQPSILLGVSIGVICNLMFPEWLITILFAIFLAWSTSKTCRNGVVCWTLETVVMERQGSCGDLENGSTKDVIEGREETKSVREPLLGSERNCEHGLPWMKLGVLILVWCSFCFLYLLRGNRYGEGITPIEPCGVGYWTVSSFQVPLAVVYTAWIIWKRKSSQHQNLNQKDIKDSLTQVEQSKKFLFPLMALLAGMLGGVFGIGGGMLISPLLIQVGIAPEVTAATCSFMVFFSSSMSAFQYLMLGMEHTDVALIFSCVCFVASLLGLVVVQKAIQQYGRASLIVFSVGIVMTLSTVLMTTFGALDVWRSYTSGEYMGFKPPC